Genomic DNA from Halobaculum sp. CBA1158:
GGACTGACCGTCGTCCGTCCCGTCAAATGTCACGGTCGGATACGTCACGCGAACCGAGCGAGCCGCTCGACGTGGGCGACCCCGCACCCGATTTCGCCGCGACGCTCGTCACCCCCGAGGGCGACGCCGAGGAGACCGCGTTCTCGGACCTCCTCGACAAGCCCGTTCTCCTCAGCTTCTACACCGTGGACTTCAGTCCCGACTGCATCGAGGAGTGGTGCGCCTTCCGCGACTTCGACTGGTTCGCCTCCGGCGACGAGGTGCGGGTCGTCGGCGTCTCCAAGTCCGGCCCGCGGATCCACCGGCAGTTCATCGACCGACTGAACCTCGGCTTCCCGCTGTACGCCGACACCGACCTCGCGGTCTCGGAGGCGTTCGGGGTCGCCTACCGGACGTTCGGGCTCTTTCGCCGCTCGCGACGCTCGTGCTTCCTCGTCGACACCGACGGCGAGATCCGGTACCGCTGGCTGGGGGAACACTGGCTCGATCCGACCCGGGACACGCCGCCCGTCTCCGAGATCCACGAGGCCGTCCGGGAGGAGCTGGGCGACGAGCCGGAGACGTTCGGCTTCTGAGGGTCGGCGGCGACCGTGGCGGGTCGCTCGGCGGCGACCGGGCCGACCTCCTCGGCGGCGGCGCATCGGGCGACGACACCGCGGCCGCCCCGCGGGAACGCCCCGAGCGGTCGATCGCTCGCCTACCGCTGGCCGGGTCGCTCGCGCACCCAGCCGTCGCTTCGGTACTTCTCGTCGGCGATCTCCTCGGCGCGCGCGAGTTCCGCCGCCGTCCAGTCCCCCGCCTCGGCGTCGCTCCACGTCGCCAGCGCGTCCTCCAGGGCGGCGACGGCGTCCCTCCGCGTCGCGTCCGCGAGGTCCGTGATCCCGGCGACGCGCTCGCGGAACTCGGCCTCGTCGACGCCGTGGTCGCGAAAGACCGCGAGGTGCTCGCGCGCCCGCGCGTCGAAGGTGATCGACCCGTGCTGGATGACGCTGTCGTCGCGCCGGTACTGGGCGTTGCCCGAGAGCTTCCGGCCGGCACCGCCGTCCGCGCACACGTCGTGTGCCGGGTGGAGACCGCGGAGGTAGCAGGCGGGGCGGTGGATCGCGGGTCGCTCCTCGTCGGTGTAGTCTGCGTCGACGCCGAGCGCGCGCAACGCCGACAGCACCGGCGCACACAGCAGGTGATACGCCCCGAGGAGGTCCCCCGGCAGCTCGTCGGCCGGGGCCGTGATCGAGTAGGAGACGTCGCCGTCGCGGTCGTGGTAGATACCGCCGCCGCCGGTCTGGCGTCGCGTCACGTCGATCCCCGCGTCGGCGCAGTACTCCCAGTCGACGGTGTCGGGCTCCTGGGCGTACCCCATCGAGAGA
This window encodes:
- a CDS encoding redoxin domain-containing protein is translated as MSRSDTSREPSEPLDVGDPAPDFAATLVTPEGDAEETAFSDLLDKPVLLSFYTVDFSPDCIEEWCAFRDFDWFASGDEVRVVGVSKSGPRIHRQFIDRLNLGFPLYADTDLAVSEAFGVAYRTFGLFRRSRRSCFLVDTDGEIRYRWLGEHWLDPTRDTPPVSEIHEAVREELGDEPETFGF
- a CDS encoding biotin/lipoate A/B protein ligase family protein, whose translation is MSDSDADGDSPGASPGPLADREWRLIREESRSGPLNMALDEVAAETAADGGPRTVRVYRWEPSCLSMGYAQEPDTVDWEYCADAGIDVTRRQTGGGGIYHDRDGDVSYSITAPADELPGDLLGAYHLLCAPVLSALRALGVDADYTDEERPAIHRPACYLRGLHPAHDVCADGGAGRKLSGNAQYRRDDSVIQHGSITFDARAREHLAVFRDHGVDEAEFRERVAGITDLADATRRDAVAALEDALATWSDAEAGDWTAAELARAEEIADEKYRSDGWVRERPGQR